Proteins co-encoded in one Arachis stenosperma cultivar V10309 chromosome 7, arast.V10309.gnm1.PFL2, whole genome shotgun sequence genomic window:
- the LOC130941083 gene encoding peptide-N4-(N-acetyl-beta-glucosaminyl)asparagine amidase A, which translates to MGTFLCFLFLLLLLTYPPSTSATVSRITHEDRFTLSASLHRGLGSREYVEVNYPPPSLDPTPSCSHRVLHHSFGDTINSPPYSTPYSPPPRCPPPWSRVLLHFHASSRGDQYDRIAAIWLGGAELFRTSTAEPTASGIFWNVRKDITRYSSLLARSDLELTMMLENIINNEFTGVYHVTVTFLYYNANSVKVPFRPCGGEGLTSNRRSRSLMNRDPVISLDVDESPADLIIPIADDGERGFWFKVENERDLHSRKIRIPRNTHRVVLELYVSFHGNDEFWYTNPPNSYIISNGLATERGNGPYREVFVTIDGDIVAWEVPFPVIFTGGINPLSWAPVVAIGAFNLPSYDIDITPYLGKLLDGKEHKFALGVSQGISYWLLNANLHVWLDHASRVVQASYPARRSPETNIERQEEFLGLNGEFEVEAEKETMVTGWVTSSAGNVTTSISQMFSLRNFMKFQEDGTYKMVKHKFKAKTKVKVKNSHGEMIAKLKVKRKYPLRVITWTEPILFGDDDTDDDDDDAEDEKSYRLVTNVSHTLEQSYVSSCISRSIENKQDSKGWMDVKGHNVLSGQANTKQNYSYIDRFNCYSRDVAAANGRLIRDESSVKCENFVI; encoded by the exons ATGGGCACCTTCCTTtgtttcctcttcctccttctaCTACTCACGTACCCACCCTCAACTTCAGCCACAGTCTCACGCATCACCCACGAAGACCGTTTTACCCTCTCCGCCTCCCTCCACCGCGGCCTCGGCAGCAGAGAGTACGTCGAAGTCAACTACCCCCCGCCGTCTTTGGACCCAACCCCATCATGCTCCCACAGGGTCCTCCACCACTCCTTCGGCGACACCATCAACTCTCCACCGTACTCCACTCCTTACTCCCCTCCACCACGCTGCCCTCCCCCTTGGTCCCGCGTCCTCCTTCACTTCCACGCCTCCTCTCGCGGCGACCAGTACGACCGCATCGCTGCCATCTGGCTCGGCGGCGCCGAGCTCTTCCGCACAAGCACCGCCGAGCCAACCGCCTCCGGAATCTTCTGGAACGTCCGCAAGGACATCACCAGGTACTCTTCACTCCTTGCCAGGTCCGATCTCGAACTCACCATGATGCTCGAGAACATAATTAACAACGAATTCACCGGCGTTTACCACGTCACGGTTACGTTTCTCTACTACAATGCAAACTCCGTTAAGGTTCCGTTTAGGCCATGCGGGGGTGAAGGTCTTACTTCCAATCGAAGGTCCAGATCTCTCATGAATCGCGATCCAGTGATTTCTTTGGACGTAGACGAATCGCCGGCAGATTTGATTATTCCGATCGCCGACGATGGTGAGCGGGGGTTTTGGTTCAAGGTGGAGAACGAAAGGGACTTGCATTCCAGAAAGATTCGAATTCCGCGGAACACGCACCGTGTGGTTCTTGAACTATACGTGTCGTTTCACGGAAACGATGAATTCTGGTACACGAATCCGCCGAATTCGTACATCATTTCTAACGGTTTAGCGACGGAGCGCGGTAACGGTCCTTACAGGGAAGTTTTCGTGACGATTGACGGCGATATTGTCGCGTGGGAGGTTCCTTTTCCGGTGATCTTCACCGGCGGCATCAACCCACTGTCGTGGGCGCCGGTGGTGGCGATCGGCGCCTTTAATCTCCCTTCGTACGACATCGACATTACCCCGTATTTGGGGAAGCTTCTCGACGGAAAGGAACACAAGTTCGCATTAGGAGTATCTCAGGGCATTTCATATTGGCTATTGAACGCGAATCTCCATGTTTGGTTGGATCATGCATCTAGAGTGGTTCAGGCGAGCTACCCCGCTCGACGGAGCCCTGAAACGAACATCGAACGGCAAGAAGAGTTTCTAGGGCTCAATGGCGAGTTTGAGGTTGaagcagagaaagaaactatg GTGACAGGGTGGGttacttcaagtgcagggaatGTGACTACTAGTATCTCACAAATGTTCTCGCTAAGAAACTTCATGAAGTTTCAAGAGGACGGGACATACAAGATGGTGAAGCACAAGTTCAAGGCAAAGACGAAGGTGAAGGTAAAGAACAGCCATGGCGAGATGATCGCGAAGCTCAAGGTTAAGCGGAAGTACCCTCTGAGGGTCATCACATGGACCGAGCCGATTTTGTTTGGGGATGATGACACTGATGACGACGATGACGACGCTGAAGATGAGAAAAGTTACAGGCTCGTCACCAATGTTTCTCATACTCTTGAGCAAAGCTATGTTAGTTCGTGCATTTCAAGGTCGATTGAAAATAAGCAAGATTCAAAAGGGTGGATGGATGTTAAGGGTCACAATGTTCTGTCAGGTCAAGCAAACACCAAACAGAATTAT